One part of the Mariniflexile litorale genome encodes these proteins:
- a CDS encoding mechanosensitive ion channel domain-containing protein, with protein sequence MDKIKHFIYDYFLTIGTTETVAIYLNMLGLALVLMLLIFIIDFIIKRLLIGVFAQFASKSKTNFDDLLVKNRVPTNIAHITPLLVALEFISDVFYDFPAFEALVERGLKVFAIVLTLWIVRSILNTIKDYLKTLPNLKDKPIDSYIQVFMIFIWIIGICSAIAIITRTPFINFITGLGAASAIIILIFKDTILGFVASIQVSINDMVRIGDWITFEKYGADGDVVEINLATVKVQNFDKTITTIPTYALISDSFKNWRGMTSSEGRRIKRALFIKQSGVKYLSDEDVNDLKNIQLISSYLETRQSDIKSYNESNQINKELLLNGRNLTNLGVFRKYIDSYLKHHSAINKDMMIMARQLAPTTQGIPLEIYAFSSDKRWENYEYIMSDIFDHLIAALPYFDLELFELPSGGQFIPE encoded by the coding sequence ATGGATAAAATAAAACATTTTATTTACGATTATTTTTTAACCATAGGTACAACCGAAACTGTTGCTATATACTTAAACATGTTAGGCCTTGCTTTGGTCCTCATGCTTCTTATTTTTATTATTGATTTTATTATTAAACGATTATTAATTGGTGTTTTTGCTCAATTTGCATCCAAATCAAAAACAAATTTTGATGATTTATTAGTAAAAAATAGGGTTCCTACCAACATTGCCCACATTACACCATTATTGGTTGCTTTAGAGTTTATTTCGGATGTGTTTTACGATTTTCCTGCTTTTGAAGCCCTGGTAGAGCGTGGTTTAAAAGTATTCGCTATTGTTTTAACCTTGTGGATTGTACGAAGCATACTAAACACCATAAAAGATTATTTAAAAACATTACCAAATTTAAAAGATAAACCCATAGATAGCTACATACAGGTATTTATGATTTTTATCTGGATTATAGGTATTTGTTCAGCTATTGCCATTATAACCCGTACCCCTTTCATTAATTTTATTACAGGCTTGGGTGCCGCATCTGCTATCATTATTTTGATATTTAAAGATACTATTCTAGGATTTGTGGCTAGTATTCAAGTTTCTATAAACGATATGGTTCGTATTGGCGATTGGATTACCTTTGAAAAATATGGTGCAGATGGTGATGTTGTTGAAATAAATTTGGCCACCGTGAAGGTTCAGAATTTTGACAAAACCATTACCACCATCCCTACCTACGCCCTTATTTCCGATTCTTTTAAAAATTGGCGAGGTATGACCAGTTCTGAAGGCAGACGTATAAAACGTGCTTTATTTATTAAACAAAGTGGGGTGAAATATTTATCTGATGAAGATGTTAACGACCTTAAAAATATTCAATTAATAAGTTCTTATTTAGAAACTAGGCAGTCTGATATTAAATCATACAATGAATCCAATCAAATAAACAAAGAGCTGTTATTAAACGGCAGAAACCTTACCAATTTGGGGGTTTTTAGAAAATACATTGACTCTTATTTAAAGCATCATTCGGCGATTAATAAAGATATGATGATTATGGCGCGCCAACTGGCACCAACCACTCAAGGCATTCCTTTAGAAATTTATGCCTTTAGCAGCGACAAACGTTGGGAAAATTATGAATACATCATGTCGGATATCTTCGATCATCTTATTGCAGCACTCCCCTATTTTGATTTAGAGCTTTTTGAGTTGCCTAGTGGTGGTCAGTTTATTCCAGAATAA
- the leuC gene encoding 3-isopropylmalate dehydratase large subunit, which translates to MSKTLFDKVWDSHVVKKVEGGPDVFFIDRHFIHEVTSPVAFLGLKSRGLKVLYPERTFATADHNTPTINQHLPVEDPLSANQLKALEDNSNEYGISHWGLGHQKNGIVHVVGPENGITFPGATIVCGDSHTSTHGAFGAIAFGIGTSEVEMVLSTQCIMQAKPKKMRINVNGQLGKGVTPKDVALYVIAKLSTSGATGYFVEYAGDVFENMTMEGRMTVCNLSIEMGARGGMIAPDETTFAYLKGKPLSLKGDAWDTAVAHWKTLKTDADATFDKELTFSASDIEPMITYGTNPGMGMGISKHIPNASDIEGGVATYKKSLDYMGYNEDDAMIGKKVDYVFLGSCTNGRIEDFRAFASIVKGRKKADNVTAWLVPGSHEVEALIKEEGILDIIHNAGFVLRQPGCSACLAMNDDKVPAGKYSVSTSNRNFEGRQGPGSRTLLASPLVAAAAAVTGVVTDPRDLL; encoded by the coding sequence ATGAGTAAAACATTGTTTGATAAAGTATGGGATTCACATGTTGTAAAGAAAGTTGAAGGAGGTCCTGATGTATTCTTTATAGACCGACATTTTATTCACGAAGTTACAAGTCCTGTAGCATTTCTTGGGTTAAAAAGTCGCGGTCTTAAAGTGTTATACCCGGAGCGTACATTTGCAACTGCCGACCATAATACGCCAACAATTAATCAACATTTACCTGTAGAAGATCCATTATCTGCTAACCAATTAAAAGCTTTAGAAGATAACTCTAACGAGTATGGCATTAGCCACTGGGGTCTGGGTCATCAAAAAAATGGTATTGTACATGTTGTAGGCCCTGAAAATGGTATTACATTCCCAGGAGCAACTATTGTTTGTGGCGATTCGCATACATCTACACACGGTGCTTTTGGTGCTATTGCCTTTGGTATTGGTACTTCGGAAGTTGAAATGGTACTTTCTACACAATGTATCATGCAAGCTAAACCTAAAAAAATGCGTATTAATGTAAATGGGCAATTAGGGAAAGGAGTTACTCCAAAAGATGTGGCTTTATATGTTATTGCAAAATTATCAACTTCAGGTGCCACAGGTTATTTTGTAGAGTATGCAGGTGATGTTTTTGAAAATATGACTATGGAAGGCCGTATGACTGTTTGTAACTTATCTATCGAGATGGGTGCACGTGGTGGTATGATTGCTCCCGATGAAACAACGTTTGCTTATTTAAAAGGAAAACCATTATCTCTAAAAGGAGATGCTTGGGATACAGCAGTTGCGCATTGGAAAACGTTGAAAACGGATGCAGACGCTACGTTTGATAAAGAATTAACATTTTCAGCGAGCGATATTGAACCTATGATTACTTACGGAACCAATCCAGGTATGGGTATGGGGATTTCTAAACACATTCCAAATGCTTCTGATATAGAAGGTGGTGTTGCTACCTATAAAAAGTCTTTAGACTATATGGGCTACAACGAAGATGATGCCATGATTGGTAAGAAAGTAGATTATGTGTTTTTAGGAAGTTGTACCAATGGTAGAATTGAAGATTTTAGAGCCTTCGCATCTATTGTTAAAGGAAGAAAAAAAGCAGATAATGTAACGGCTTGGTTAGTTCCAGGATCCCACGAAGTAGAAGCTTTAATTAAAGAAGAAGGGATTCTAGATATTATTCATAACGCTGGATTTGTATTAAGACAACCAGGTTGTTCTGCATGTTTAGCAATGAATGATGATAAGGTTCCTGCTGGTAAATATTCGGTAAGTACCTCTAACAGAAACTTTGAAGGTCGTCAAGGCCCCGGTTCTAGAACATTGTTAGCAAGTCCTTTAGTAGCTGCTGCTGCTGCTGTTACTGGTGTGGTAACCGATCCTAGAGATTTACTTTAA
- the leuB gene encoding 3-isopropylmalate dehydrogenase, which translates to MKFNIALLAGDGIGPEVIDQAVKVSDAVAKKFGHEITWKPALTGAAAIDAVGEPYPDSTHEVCVAADAVLFGAIGHPKYDNDPSAPVRPEQGLLKMRKKLGLFANVRPTFTFPSLIDKSPLKRERIEGTDLVFLRELTGGIYFGEKGRRDGGETAFDNCVYTRAEVQRLAKKGFELAMTRSKKLCCVDKANVLETSRLWRETVQAMEKEYPEVTVSYEFVDAVAMRLVQWPNSYDVLITENLFGDILTDEASVISGSMGLMPSASVGTENQLFEPIHGSYPQATGLNIANPLATVLSAAMMFEMAFNLPEEGAAIREVVNKALAEGIVTEDLSEGGKAYGTKEVGDWLAANI; encoded by the coding sequence ATGAAATTTAATATTGCACTTTTAGCAGGTGATGGCATTGGACCTGAAGTAATTGATCAAGCAGTAAAAGTAAGTGATGCTGTTGCTAAAAAATTTGGACACGAAATAACTTGGAAACCAGCCTTAACAGGTGCAGCTGCCATTGATGCCGTTGGGGAGCCGTATCCAGACAGCACGCATGAAGTTTGTGTTGCTGCCGATGCTGTGTTATTTGGCGCTATTGGACATCCAAAATATGATAACGATCCTTCAGCACCTGTTCGCCCTGAACAAGGTTTGCTTAAAATGCGTAAAAAATTAGGGCTGTTTGCAAATGTGCGTCCAACCTTTACATTTCCATCATTAATAGATAAATCACCTTTGAAAAGAGAACGTATTGAAGGTACCGATTTGGTGTTTTTACGTGAATTGACAGGTGGTATTTATTTTGGTGAGAAGGGCAGAAGAGATGGTGGAGAAACCGCTTTTGACAATTGTGTTTACACCAGAGCAGAAGTACAACGTTTAGCTAAAAAAGGTTTTGAATTAGCAATGACACGCTCTAAAAAACTATGTTGTGTTGATAAAGCCAATGTTTTAGAAACATCACGTTTGTGGAGAGAAACAGTTCAAGCGATGGAAAAAGAGTATCCAGAAGTAACGGTCTCTTATGAATTTGTTGATGCGGTAGCGATGCGTTTGGTGCAATGGCCAAATAGCTATGATGTATTAATTACCGAAAACTTATTTGGTGATATTTTAACCGATGAAGCTTCAGTAATATCAGGTTCTATGGGCTTAATGCCATCAGCATCTGTTGGAACTGAAAATCAACTATTTGAACCCATTCACGGGTCGTATCCACAAGCAACAGGTTTGAATATCGCTAATCCTTTAGCGACCGTTTTATCTGCAGCGATGATGTTTGAAATGGCTTTTAATTTACCAGAAGAAGGTGCTGCCATACGAGAAGTTGTTAATAAAGCATTAGCCGAAGGTATTGTTACTGAAGATTTATCTGAAGGCGGAAAAGCCTACGGAACTAAAGAAGTAGGGGACTGGTTAGCCGCTAATATCTAA
- a CDS encoding T9SS type A sorting domain-containing protein, with protein sequence MNFLYKLKLLTVFRYTIEAGDVDLDGIGIGTLVANGGTLLNAVLNSASLTLNNVGSTIAVLVDSSLSIDSNENRSKFSMYPNPSSETVKIKSNLGGNFYVINPLGQAVIAFKVNPNVEAKVYIGDLSEGVYFVKAIDNTNASSKKLVVKK encoded by the coding sequence ATGAATTTTTTATATAAATTAAAATTATTAACAGTTTTTCGTTATACCATTGAAGCCGGTGATGTAGATTTAGATGGCATTGGTATCGGTACCTTAGTCGCCAATGGAGGTACTTTACTAAATGCTGTTTTAAATAGCGCTAGCTTAACATTAAATAATGTAGGTTCAACAATTGCTGTCCTTGTCGATTCTTCATTGAGTATTGATAGTAATGAAAACAGGTCTAAATTTTCTATGTATCCAAATCCTAGTTCTGAAACTGTAAAAATAAAATCTAATTTAGGTGGTAATTTTTATGTTATCAATCCATTAGGACAAGCAGTAATAGCGTTTAAAGTAAATCCTAATGTAGAAGCCAAAGTTTATATTGGCGACTTAAGTGAGGGCGTCTATTTTGTTAAAGCGATAGATAACACCAATGCATCTTCTAAAAAGCTAGTTGTTAAAAAATAG
- the leuD gene encoding 3-isopropylmalate dehydratase small subunit, with the protein MAYDKFNILTSTGVPLPLENVDTDQIIPARFLKATKREGFGDNLFRDWRYNNDNTPKESFVLNNPIYSGKILVGGKNFGSGSSREHAAWAVYDYGFRCVVSSFFADIFRNNCLNVGVLPVQVSAEFAEQVFNAIYDDPNTKIEINLQNQTITILSTGAQESFEINSYKKDNMLNGFDDIDYLQNIKGDIETFANDLLL; encoded by the coding sequence ATGGCATACGATAAATTCAATATATTAACAAGTACTGGAGTTCCATTACCATTAGAAAATGTGGATACCGATCAAATTATACCTGCTCGTTTCTTAAAAGCAACAAAACGTGAAGGTTTTGGTGATAATTTATTTCGCGACTGGAGATACAATAACGACAATACACCAAAAGAGAGTTTCGTACTAAACAACCCTATCTATTCAGGAAAAATTCTTGTGGGAGGTAAAAACTTTGGTTCAGGTTCTTCTAGAGAGCATGCGGCTTGGGCTGTGTATGATTATGGTTTCCGTTGTGTGGTTTCTAGTTTCTTTGCAGATATTTTTAGAAATAACTGTTTAAATGTGGGTGTATTACCTGTACAGGTGAGTGCTGAATTTGCTGAACAAGTTTTCAACGCTATTTACGACGATCCAAATACAAAAATCGAAATAAACCTTCAAAACCAAACTATTACTATTCTTTCAACAGGAGCACAAGAATCTTTTGAAATTAATAGTTATAAAAAGGATAATATGTTAAATGGTTTTGATGATATAGACTATTTACAAAACATAAAAGGAGACATAGAAACATTTGCAAACGACTTACTGCTGTAA
- a CDS encoding DUF72 domain-containing protein, with protein MKFGSVNNPQDIDFTLPPDHPDTLGVLNKFKDDTIPDIYVGCAKWNRADLKGFYPRGTKDELVYYSSQFNAIELNATFYRIFPAEQFASWYDKTPDGFKFFPKLNQEISHWKRLQETKEVVEHYLYNASNLKEKLGTIFLQMNDNFSPKNFDRVIKFIEEWPKHIPLAMEFRHTNWYNDASVANALYELLETNHISNIIVDSAGRRDIMHMRLTNATAFVRYVGANHPSDYNRLDDWIERLKDWKHQGVKEIDFFIHQNIEKESPLLSAYFIKSLNKELGYHLVVPNEDTSRQQTLL; from the coding sequence ATGAAGTTTGGAAGTGTAAATAATCCTCAAGATATAGATTTTACCTTACCGCCAGATCATCCAGACACTTTAGGTGTTTTAAATAAATTTAAGGATGATACTATACCTGATATCTATGTAGGTTGTGCCAAATGGAATAGAGCCGACTTAAAAGGCTTTTACCCCAGAGGCACAAAAGATGAATTAGTGTATTACTCCAGTCAGTTTAACGCCATAGAATTGAATGCGACGTTTTACAGAATTTTTCCTGCAGAACAATTTGCTTCTTGGTATGATAAAACACCCGATGGGTTTAAGTTTTTTCCAAAATTGAATCAAGAAATAAGTCATTGGAAACGCTTACAAGAAACCAAAGAAGTGGTTGAGCATTATTTGTATAATGCCTCAAATTTAAAAGAAAAATTAGGAACCATCTTTTTACAAATGAATGATAATTTCTCGCCAAAAAATTTTGATAGAGTTATTAAATTTATTGAAGAATGGCCAAAACACATTCCATTAGCAATGGAATTTAGACATACGAATTGGTACAACGATGCTTCAGTTGCAAACGCATTATATGAGCTTTTAGAAACAAACCATATATCAAATATTATTGTGGATTCAGCAGGAAGACGTGATATTATGCACATGCGTTTAACCAATGCAACCGCTTTTGTACGCTATGTGGGGGCGAACCACCCTAGTGACTATAACAGATTGGATGATTGGATTGAACGGTTGAAAGATTGGAAACATCAAGGTGTAAAAGAAATAGATTTTTTTATCCATCAAAACATAGAAAAAGAATCACCTTTACTTTCTGCCTATTTTATTAAAAGCTTGAATAAAGAATTAGGATACCATTTGGTTGTTCCTAATGAAGATACTAGTAGACAACAAACATTATTATAA
- a CDS encoding DUF3817 domain-containing protein, translated as MFSFLNIFRITALLEGVSYILLLFIATPIKYMLNDPQYVKMLGMPHGILFMGYIIMAFMLKKELNWNTKQLGEILLASIIPFGTFYIDKKYLKPLRNG; from the coding sequence ATGTTTTCATTCCTAAATATTTTCAGAATCACAGCACTTTTAGAAGGTGTCTCCTATATTTTATTATTGTTTATTGCAACCCCCATAAAATACATGCTTAATGACCCTCAGTATGTGAAAATGCTAGGTATGCCTCACGGGATTCTATTTATGGGATACATTATCATGGCTTTTATGCTTAAAAAAGAACTTAACTGGAACACCAAACAGTTGGGTGAAATTTTATTAGCATCTATAATTCCATTTGGTACTTTTTATATAGATAAGAAGTATTTAAAGCCTCTAAGAAATGGATAA
- a CDS encoding VTT domain-containing protein, translating into MKPKSKSKTEKTRWKLLHQYYSYTGFYNFVWQAVKKALPFIILVVIGIYVVNHYYDINTALVHLTETLPAYGVLAFFFVSETLLGLVPPEIFIAWAGKMYAPWLYLTVLALLSYSGGLVSYYIGYIITKIPKVHNYLEVKMAKQLKNSKKWGGFLIIVGALLPLPFSISCMAAGIIKFPFKNVVAYGSLRLLRFLIYGVVIFHAF; encoded by the coding sequence ATGAAACCCAAATCTAAATCTAAAACTGAAAAAACACGTTGGAAATTACTCCATCAGTATTATAGCTATACGGGCTTTTATAATTTTGTTTGGCAAGCGGTAAAAAAAGCATTGCCTTTTATAATCCTTGTAGTGATTGGCATATATGTGGTAAACCACTATTATGATATAAATACAGCGTTAGTGCATCTTACCGAAACATTACCTGCGTATGGTGTGTTGGCTTTTTTCTTTGTATCTGAAACTCTTTTAGGCTTGGTTCCTCCCGAAATATTTATTGCTTGGGCAGGTAAAATGTATGCGCCTTGGTTATATTTAACAGTGCTAGCCTTATTATCTTATTCCGGCGGTTTGGTTTCTTATTATATTGGTTATATTATTACCAAAATACCTAAAGTGCATAACTATTTAGAAGTTAAAATGGCTAAACAGCTTAAAAATTCAAAAAAATGGGGCGGTTTTTTAATTATTGTAGGTGCTCTATTACCACTACCTTTTTCTATTTCTTGTATGGCTGCTGGTATTATTAAATTTCCATTTAAAAATGTAGTGGCTTATGGGTCGTTACGTTTGTTACGTTTTTTAATTTACGGAGTTGTTATTTTTCATGCCTTTTAA
- a CDS encoding hotdog domain-containing protein, producing the protein MRFHTRKWVKPEDLNPNGTLFGGRLLEWIDEEAALYSIIQLENQKVVTKYMSEIDFKASARQGDIVEIGIEVVKFGKASLVLSGEVRNKMTHETIITISNIVMVNLGEDGKAKPHGKTEIEYVIDRLK; encoded by the coding sequence ATGAGATTTCACACCAGAAAATGGGTAAAACCAGAAGATTTAAATCCAAACGGAACATTATTTGGCGGGCGCCTTTTAGAGTGGATTGATGAAGAAGCCGCTCTATATTCAATTATTCAACTAGAAAACCAAAAGGTTGTAACAAAATATATGAGTGAAATTGATTTTAAAGCTTCTGCCAGACAAGGTGATATTGTAGAAATTGGTATTGAGGTTGTTAAATTTGGGAAAGCTTCATTGGTGTTAAGTGGCGAGGTTCGAAATAAAATGACCCACGAAACTATTATTACGATTTCTAATATTGTGATGGTGAATTTAGGTGAAGACGGCAAAGCGAAGCCTCATGGAAAAACAGAAATAGAGTATGTGATAGATAGATTGAAGTAG
- a CDS encoding OmpA family protein: MRKLSFILLATVIMSACVSKKKYVALEHENGEIKSALTKTQFEKEELETKFAKIEARVEAFNSKINTLTEENDVKMETVGDVAVISNETKKQMRKTLANVDQNKLRQATTLKDSMNLAVSYNLQKSLDTSTLNEDEDIAIDIDETVVMISISDKMLFDTASYRISSKANNILQKLANVINSEPSIEVMVEGHTDSRSINTAKISDNWDLSVLRATSVVRTLQNKYNVAPEKLIASGRSSYLPVAGNDTKEDRSKNRRTRIVILPNINKFFALMASND; encoded by the coding sequence ATGAGAAAATTGTCGTTTATATTACTTGCAACCGTTATAATGAGTGCCTGTGTTTCCAAAAAGAAATATGTGGCATTAGAACATGAAAATGGAGAAATTAAAAGTGCCTTAACAAAAACACAGTTTGAAAAAGAAGAACTTGAAACAAAATTTGCTAAAATTGAAGCACGTGTTGAAGCCTTTAATTCTAAAATAAATACGTTAACGGAAGAAAACGATGTGAAAATGGAAACTGTTGGCGATGTAGCGGTTATATCAAACGAAACCAAGAAGCAAATGCGTAAAACCTTAGCGAATGTCGATCAAAATAAATTAAGACAAGCTACTACCCTTAAAGACTCTATGAATTTAGCGGTATCGTATAACTTACAAAAATCGTTGGATACAAGCACCTTAAATGAAGATGAAGATATAGCTATTGATATAGATGAGACTGTGGTAATGATTTCTATTTCAGATAAAATGCTATTTGATACGGCTAGTTACCGTATTAGCAGTAAAGCGAATAATATTTTACAAAAATTGGCTAATGTTATCAATTCAGAGCCTAGTATTGAAGTGATGGTTGAAGGTCATACAGATTCGAGATCTATAAATACGGCTAAAATTTCTGATAACTGGGATTTAAGTGTACTACGTGCTACATCGGTTGTTAGAACATTACAAAATAAATACAATGTCGCTCCAGAAAAACTAATTGCATCTGGTAGAAGCAGTTATTTACCGGTTGCGGGCAACGATACTAAAGAAGATCGATCAAAAAATAGAAGAACTCGTATCGTTATTTTACCAAACATCAATAAATTCTTTGCACTTATGGCATCGAATGATTAA
- a CDS encoding alpha-isopropylmalate synthase regulatory domain-containing protein, translating to MTPKRIEIMDTTLRDGEQTSGVSFSASEKLTIAKLLLEELRVDRIEIASARVSEGEFQAVKSVTNWAKENHYLNKVEVLTFVDKGVSIHWMIEAGAKVQNLLTKGSLNHLTYQLKKTPSQHFNEVSETISLAKEKGIETNIYLEDWSNGMRNSKDYVFEFLAFLATQSVKRIMLPDTLGVLTPTESFEFVKEIKDAYPNLHFDFHAHNDYDLGVANVMAALNAGADGLHLTVNGMGERAGNAPMASTVAVINDFMPHLTIDVNEKFLYTVSKLVENFSGIMIPANKPIIGANVFTQTAGIHADGDNKKNLYFSDLMPERFGRTRKYALGKASGKANIQKNLQELGLQLNDEDLKKVTQRIIELGDKKEVVTKEDLPYIISDVLDSYSYEEKVKVNSYVLTHAKGLQPSTTVSLVINGETFEENAQGDGQFDAFMNALRSIYISKKKVLPDLIDYAVRIPPGSHSDALCETIITWKSPEKEFKTRGLDSDQTVSAIKATEKMLNIITN from the coding sequence ATGACGCCGAAACGAATTGAAATAATGGATACGACACTCCGCGATGGTGAACAAACCTCGGGAGTGTCGTTTTCTGCTTCCGAAAAGCTTACGATTGCCAAACTTTTACTTGAAGAATTAAGGGTAGATCGTATAGAAATCGCTTCAGCTAGAGTGTCTGAAGGTGAATTTCAAGCAGTTAAAAGTGTTACCAATTGGGCTAAAGAAAACCATTATTTAAATAAGGTGGAAGTATTAACTTTTGTTGATAAAGGCGTCTCCATTCATTGGATGATTGAAGCAGGAGCGAAGGTTCAAAACTTATTAACTAAAGGTTCATTAAATCATTTAACTTACCAGCTTAAAAAGACTCCTAGTCAGCATTTTAACGAGGTTTCAGAAACCATCTCTTTAGCCAAAGAAAAAGGAATTGAAACCAATATTTATTTAGAAGATTGGAGTAATGGAATGCGTAATTCTAAAGACTATGTTTTTGAGTTCTTAGCATTTTTAGCAACACAATCCGTTAAACGTATCATGCTTCCTGATACTTTGGGTGTTTTAACGCCCACTGAGTCTTTTGAATTTGTAAAAGAAATTAAAGACGCTTACCCTAATCTACATTTCGATTTTCATGCACACAACGATTACGACTTAGGGGTCGCTAATGTCATGGCGGCTTTGAATGCTGGTGCAGATGGACTTCATCTAACCGTAAATGGTATGGGTGAACGTGCAGGAAATGCTCCGATGGCAAGTACTGTTGCTGTGATTAACGATTTCATGCCGCATCTTACTATCGATGTGAATGAAAAGTTTTTATATACCGTGAGCAAACTGGTGGAAAATTTCTCAGGAATTATGATTCCTGCCAACAAACCCATTATTGGAGCGAATGTATTTACTCAAACCGCTGGAATTCACGCTGATGGAGATAATAAAAAAAACCTGTATTTTAGTGATTTGATGCCAGAACGTTTTGGCAGAACTCGAAAATATGCTTTAGGTAAAGCTTCTGGAAAGGCTAATATTCAAAAGAATTTACAAGAATTAGGACTTCAACTTAACGATGAAGATTTAAAGAAAGTCACCCAACGTATCATTGAATTGGGTGATAAAAAAGAAGTGGTTACTAAAGAAGACCTGCCATACATCATCTCCGATGTTTTAGATAGTTATTCGTATGAAGAAAAGGTTAAAGTCAATTCGTATGTGTTAACGCATGCCAAAGGATTACAACCTTCAACAACCGTTTCTTTAGTTATAAACGGGGAAACTTTTGAGGAAAATGCACAAGGAGATGGGCAATTTGATGCCTTTATGAATGCCCTAAGAAGCATTTATATCAGTAAAAAGAAGGTATTACCCGATTTGATAGATTATGCTGTTAGAATACCTCCTGGAAGTCATTCTGATGCATTATGCGAAACCATTATTACCTGGAAAAGTCCAGAAAAAGAATTTAAAACACGTGGTTTAGACTCCGATCAAACGGTTTCTGCGATTAAAGCCACTGAAAAAATGTTAAATATAATTACTAATTAA